ATAGGCTCCATAATCACCGAACCGGCCTTGGGAGCCGCTGCGCGGTAACCGTTGCGGGCTGCGATCTCGAACGACAGCTGGTCGGAGTCCACGGGGTGGAACGAACCGTCGAGCAGCGTGATCTTCATCGAGTCCATCTTGTAGCCGGCCAGCGCACCGTTCGCCATCGCCGAAGCGAAGCCCTTCTGCACTGCGGGGATAAACTCCTTGGGAATGTTACCGCCCTTGACCTGGTCTACGAACGTAAGGCCCATGGCGCCGTCGTCGGCGGGACCGATCTCGAAGATGATGTCGGCAAACTTACCGCGACCGCCGGTCTGCTTCTTGAAGACCTCGCGGTGCTGAACCGTCTTGGTGAGCGACTCCTTGTAGTTCACCTGGGGAGCGCCCTGGTTGATCTCCACACCGAACTCGCGGCGCAGACGGTCCACGATGATGTCGAGGTGAAGCTCGCCCATGCCGCTGATCACCGTCTGACCCGAATCCTCGTCGGTGTGCACCGTGAAGGTGGGGTCCTCTTCAGCCAGCTTGCCCAGGGCGATGCCGAGCTTGTCGAGGTCCTTCTGGGTCTTCGGCTCCACGGCCAGACCGATCACCGGCTCGGGGAAGGTCATCTGCTCCAGCACGATGGGTGCGTTCTCGGCGCAGAGCGTGTCGCCCGTGCGGATCTCCTTGAAACCTACGGCCGCGCAGATGTCGCCGGCGCCGACGGTCTCCATCGGGTTCTGCTTGTTGGCGTGCATCTGGTAGATGCGGCTGATACGCTCGCGCTTGCCGCTGCGGGTGTCCAGGATGTAGGAACCGGCATCGAGCTTACCCGAGTATACGCGCACGAAAGCCAGACGGCCTACGAACGGGTCGGTAGCGATCTTGAACGCCAGACCGCAGAACGGATCGCTCTCCGAAGCGTGGCGAACCTCTTCCTGCTCGGTTTTGGGGTTCATGCCCGTAACGGGGGGCAGGTCGAGCGGCGAGGGCAGGAAAGCCATCACGTAGTCGAGCAGTTTCTGCACGCCCTTGTTGTGGAACGACGAACCGCAGAGCATCGGGACGATCTGCATCGAGATCGTCGCCTTGCGGATCGCTGCGAGCAGCTCGTCGGCGGTGATCGAATCGGGGTCCTCGAAGAACTTCTCCATCAGCGCATCGTCGGTGGAAGCCACCTCCTCGATGAGCTTGCCGCGCCACTCGGCGGCCTCGGCCTTCATCGACTCGGGAATCTCCTTCAGCTCGAAGTTGTCGCGGACGGTCTTGTCGTCGTAATAATAGATAGCGTTATTATATATAAGGTCTACCAGACCTTCGAACTTGTCCTCGGCGCCGATAGGCAGAACGACCGGAAGGGCCGTAGCTCCGAAGTGCTCCTTGATCTGTGCGCACACCGACAGGAAGTCGGCGCCCGTGCGGTCCATCTTGTTGACGTAACCCAGACGGGGCACGTTGTACTTGTCGGCCTGACGCCATACGGTCTCCGACTGCGGCTCCACGCCGCCTACGGCGCAGAACGTGGCGATAGCGCCGTCCAGCACGCGCAGCGAACGCTCCACCTCGACCGTGAAGTCGACGTGTCCCGGGGTGTCGATCAGATTGATCTGGTACTGGTTGCCCATGTAGTTCCAGAAAGCGGTCGTTGCAGCCGAGGTGATCGTGATGCCGCGCTCCTGCTCCTGAACC
This Alistipes shahii WAL 8301 DNA region includes the following protein-coding sequences:
- the fusA gene encoding elongation factor G; its protein translation is MATRDLKYTRNIGIMAHIDAGKTTTSERILFYTGKTHKIGETHEGAAVMDWMVQEQERGITITSAATTAFWNYMGNQYQINLIDTPGHVDFTVEVERSLRVLDGAIATFCAVGGVEPQSETVWRQADKYNVPRLGYVNKMDRTGADFLSVCAQIKEHFGATALPVVLPIGAEDKFEGLVDLIYNNAIYYYDDKTVRDNFELKEIPESMKAEAAEWRGKLIEEVASTDDALMEKFFEDPDSITADELLAAIRKATISMQIVPMLCGSSFHNKGVQKLLDYVMAFLPSPLDLPPVTGMNPKTEQEEVRHASESDPFCGLAFKIATDPFVGRLAFVRVYSGKLDAGSYILDTRSGKRERISRIYQMHANKQNPMETVGAGDICAAVGFKEIRTGDTLCAENAPIVLEQMTFPEPVIGLAVEPKTQKDLDKLGIALGKLAEEDPTFTVHTDEDSGQTVISGMGELHLDIIVDRLRREFGVEINQGAPQVNYKESLTKTVQHREVFKKQTGGRGKFADIIFEIGPADDGAMGLTFVDQVKGGNIPKEFIPAVQKGFASAMANGALAGYKMDSMKITLLDGSFHPVDSDQLSFEIAARNGYRAAAPKAGSVIMEPIMNVEVVTPEENMGDIIGDLNKRRGQVTGMESKGTARVVKAKVPLSEMFGYVTVLRTISSGRATSSMEFSHFEEVPANLAKEIIEKASGKRKDIE